CATTGCGCACTTTGGCAAGACTTTGCCATGGCGATGCGTCTGCGCCGTGCACCATGCGTTCGGTCAGATAGTAGAGCGTATAATCCGCAGAGATACCGATGATGCTCATGCTCATCACCAGCGTCATCAGGTGCAACTCACCGAATATCAGCAGCGTGACTACCGTTCCTGCCAGCGCGCCAATAGCGATAGAAATCAGGCATAACATCAGTGGGCGCAGAGATCGGAATACGGCAACAATCAGCAGCATTACGCCGACGATCGTCGCGATCCCCAGCGTCGAAATATCGCGTTTTGCCTGCTGGCTTGCGTAATCGCTATAGAATACGGTGCCGCGAGACAGCAGTTGCGCCTGCGGGAAGTGCGTCTTCAACCGCTTTTCCAGCGAGCCGAGCGTGGTCACAAACTGGTGCGTTTGCTGCATATCAAAGGAGGAGCCTGCCAGCTCGCCATGGAGCAGATACCAGTAATTGCCTTCATTGTCCTGTGTGACTAACCACCCATCCATCAGCCGCAGTCGCTGCGTATTTTGCGCCATTGCCAATTGCGCACCGCGCATCAACATCAACGGATCGTTTTGTAGCTCTTTACCTGATACACCGGAAAAGGCCGAGTAGAGCTGAGTCAGCACCCATTGCGCCTGCGCCTCGCCGCCGTTTTGTAGACGTGCGCGGGTTGCGCTGTCGAGCAACGCGTTACGGTGCTGCCAAAAAAATGCTCCCCACGCTTGCTGACTCTCTGCATCCATCGCGCCTTTCAGATGATTAACGGCCTGCGATTGACGCAACAGCGCCAGCCAGTATTGCGCCGCTTCGGGGCTGGCTTGTTTACCGGGGCTGACCAGCCAGACCAGCTGTTTATCGAGGCGCTGCATAAAACCGTCATTCAATGCCGTGGGCAGCGCGCCCATAGTCTGTGTTGGTAGCATTGCCAGCACGCTGCTGTTCATTCGCGCTTTGGGAAGCAGTACCAGCAATATGCCCAGCAGAACCAGACATACGGCACTCCAGAGCAGTGCCGGGCGCGGGGAGTTAGTGTGTGGCAAAACGTTGGCGTTCGTCATCGGTCAGCGTCGTGGGCGTGAGTCGGTGTTGGGAGAAAGCGATATCGGTGAGATCGCCCTGTTTATCATTCAGGCGAATGCTGTCGAGATACTGCTCCCCGGCCAGGTCGATGGAGGCGAAAATTTTATCCAGCGGCGTGGTGATCGGCGTCAGCTTCAATGTCCAGCGACCTGTCCCTGCATCTTTAAAATCGATGCGGAAGTTCTGCTCAAGTACCCTGCGATCGGCCTGAAACAGCGCCCGCAGAAGATGGTTAAACTGGAACATTTGCGGATTGTTCTGCGCGGTGATCACCTGTGGTGGCTGACCGTTAATGATTTGCACCATCCGCGAGTCATCCAGCATCAGCGCCATCGGGAACGGCGTGGTTTGATCCCATAATAATCCCTGCTCCCGGGCGATCAGCATCTCGCCCTGCGATCGCAACGGCTGCGGCAGATCTTTGATGGTTCGGGTTTGGGTAAAATGCGCACGTACTACGGGTTGCTGGGTAAAGCGCTGCTGCAACTCCTCCAGCGTCACTGCATTGCCGAATGGGGCGAAAAACAGCACCAGCAGAGGCCAGTATTTCATGGTGTTACTCCCATACGTTCAAACAGAATGGCCGGGCTGACAAAGCACATTTCCCTGCTTTTCTCCTCAACCGCCACCTGAATGGTGTAACCGGTGGTGGTGCGTTTGCCGCTGGCGGCGTCGAAGATTTCGTAAGCGATTTTCAGGCGGTTTTCGAACTCTTCGATTCGGGCGCGCACGCGGAAATGCTGTTCAAATGTCAGTACATCGCGGTATTTCACCCGCGTATCCACGACCGGCCACAAATAGCCCGAGGCTTTCATCTGGCGGTAGCCGTAATCAAATTGATTCAGTAGCGCCTCGCGCGCTATTTCAAAGTAACGAAAATAGTTTCCATGCCACACAACGCCCATCATATCGACGTCATGAAAGGGAACGCTCAGCGTAACCTCGGCGGTAAAACGGGGATCGTTTAACACCTTTACTCCTTATCCATGGCTTGCGGTACGTGGTCGGGCAACCGCCAGAAATCAAAAAAGTTAAACCAGTCGAGTGGTGATTGCAGGGCGTAGTGCTCAAGGCGTGAAGCATAGTTATCGACGGCAGCACGCAGCGCCGCTTGCCGGGTTGCGCGTGGCATGGGCAGTGGATCGGCAAAGTGTTCGCAATGCAGACGTAATTTGCCGTTCTGACGCAGGGCAAACATTAACAGCACAGGGCAACGCAGCGCCGCCGCCAGAATAAACGGCCCCTGTGGGAAGGGTGCGGCGTGGCCCATAAAAGTGCTCCAGCATACCCGCCAGTCGCCACCGCGCTGTGGATTAACGGCAATACGATCGCCGACAATAGCCACCCATTCGCCTTTATCGAGCTTATCTTTCAGCAGCATGGCGGTGTCCGGGCCGATATGCGTTACCGGGATCAGGTGCACTCCGGCTTCGGGAGCCATCTCCTGCATGATCTGTTTAAAGCGTTGTGCGTTCTCATGGAACACCAGCGCATTGATCACTTTGCTGTTATGTAGCTGCGCCAACGCACGACAGGCTTCGACGTCGCCCAAATGTGACGCCAGCAACAGCTTGCCTTTGTTATCGTCCAGCTCCATCGCTGCTTCAGTGCCGGGTGCAAATTCAACGTCGCGACCTAACTGGAGCTCGCCGCGCCAGCCTGCCACTTTATCCAGCATGGCTTCGGCAAAACGCAGAAAGTGGCGATAGCTGCTGAGTTTTGCTGGTGCTGTTAGTCCACGCAGCGCCAGGGTGGTGGATACGCGCGCCAGCCAGAGCTGCGATGACCGACGTGCGTTACCCGCGCTAATCCAATAGACGGCAACAACCGGATAGAGCAACAGTGAGAATGCGCGTCGTCCAAGTACTCTCCAGACCAGCAGCATAAAGCGCATTCCCCATAATCCTTTCCTCTCCTGCTGCTGAGCCCAGTGCGAACCGGAGCGGCGAAACAGTAACGAAGGAATGCGCGGCAGCATGCCGAAGAAGAGTCGGGTATGCATCAGCGAAATGCAGACATTGTCTTTAAGCGCGTCAAAATGAGAGAGTCCGTCCTGCGGATAAGTCACGCGTGTCGGGACAAAGTAGCTGGGCGTTCCCTGCCAGTAGAGGCGAACCATCACTTCAGTGTCGAAATCCATACGCTTGCCCAGCGTAACGCGTTCCGCAAGATGTAGTGTTGAGGCGATGGGGTAGACGCGAAAACCGCACATGCTGTCTTTCAATTGCAAAGACAGCGTTTCTATCCATACCCACACGTGCGTGACCCAACGGCCATAACGCCGCGAACGGGGAATGGAGTCATCATAAATAGGCTGGCCGGAAATCAGCGCTTGCGGGTGCTGTCTGGCCAGCTCCAGCAGTTTGGGAATGTCTTCAATCGCATGCTGCCCGTCGGCATCCACCTGGATAGCGTGGGTAAAACCCGCGCGGGCAGCGTGTTGTAAACCACGAATCACCGCCTCGCCTTTACCGGCGTTTTGCGCCAGACGCGTCAGAGTCAGTGTTTCATGCTCTTTGGCCAGCGTTTCCAGTACCTGACGTGTCGTGTCATCGCTACCGTCATCGACGATAAAGTAGTGCAGACCTGTCGGTTGCAGGCGTTCAATCACACGCGCCATCATTGCGCCGTGGTTATAGCAAGGAATGACCACACACGGGTTAAATGTCACTGACATAAGCGAATCTTCCCGCTGCTACAGGTATGGCGTTCTTCGCCCACATGGCGCTGGTAGCTAAAGCTCAGTTGCTGCTTCTGTTCCTGCCAGTCGAGTATCAGCGTGACTCTATTTCCCGGCAGTAGCGGTGCCTGAAATTTGACGTTTTGAATACTGTGGAAACGGTAGCCGGGCGCGAGCATCAGCGCCACATAATGCATCACCCAGTCGAGCTGTGCCACGCCGGGTAGCAGCGGCTGAACCGCGAAATGACCGCGGAACCAGAACAGATCCTTCTCCAGTTGGATGTCGATTTCTGCGTGAGCGGGCGACACCTGGCGGCGTTCAACTTCATGAGGTTTCATGAAATAACTCCTGTAGTTGCGCATAAACACGCTTGTTCATACTGTTGACGGGAATTTCCTCCAGGATGCGCCAGTAGCGCGGCACTGCCACCGGCTCCAGCCACGGAATCAGCGCCCTTCGCCAGGCGAGTTCCATTGCTTTGCTGTCGCAATTAAGCCACTGGCGGCGTGCTTCTTCTTCCAGCACCAGTAGCACTCCAACGCCCTGACGCCCGCCACGGGAGATGGGAAGTGCTGCCGCTTCCCGAATCCCCTCAAGCGCAAGTACACGTTTTTCTATTTCGCTGAGTGAGATGCGCTTTTCTTCGATTTTAACGACGCGCCCACGACGCCCGGCGATGTGGAACGTCCCGCTGCCATCGAGGATCAGGATATCGTCAAGCAACAGACCGTCCGGTTCGTGAATAATCGGTGAATGCGCGCGAAATGCGTCGCCTTCCGGCACAATCGTGACGCCCGGGAAAGGTTGCCACGGGATCATATCCTGCTGGCGGTGCCGCCAGGCCAGAATTCCCGTTTCCGTGCTGCCATAAATCTCGTCCGGTTGAATACCGCACCAGGCGGCGGTCTCCTGAACATCTGACCATGGCAGCATGCCGCCAGCCGAGAGAATGATGGTTACCGGCGGCGGCGTTAGCCTGGGATCAAGGCGTTTTAAGAAGGCGGGACTGCTGATAAACGCATAGCGATGATGGCTTTCCAGCGCGGCCAATTGCTCGGCGTAATAGAGCATTGCGGCATGTAGCTGCAGCCCGAGCGACATGGGCAGGAAGATGCGGAATGTCAGCCCGTATAAATGTTGTGGCACGACCGACGCGACGACACGACAGCCCGCCAGCTTGTCACCAAAACGCGCGGCCAGGATCGTCGCTTCGCGATCGAGGCAGGCTACAGGTTTGATGACACGGCGCGGTTGTCCGGTCGAGCCTGAAGTAAACAGCTCGATAAATGCCCCTTCACGAAGTGGCGGAAATGCGTATGTTTGCGCTGTGTGTATCGTGTTTGCCTTCACCACCGAATGTGGGCCATCCCAGCGTAAAGCGTGATCGCTCAGGACGCCCTGAAAGAGTGATTTTTGCTCAGCCAGCAGCGATTCCCGGCAGTGTCCGGGGATCACCGGGATTTTTCCGGCATGCAGCGTGCCCAGTAGCGCAACGATAAACAGGTAGCTGTTTTCAAAGCACAGCGCCCAGCGTTCCTCATCGTGCTTCTGTAGCCATACCATAAGCTGAGCGACATCGTGGCGCAGGTCTTCCAGCGTCCACGTCCTGTCGCCAAGCCAGGCGACAGGCGTGTCATTGGCCCGCGAATAGCTTAGCCAGGCGGTGAAGGGAAGAGTCTTCATTGCATCTCTCGTTTAATCAACTGGCGGCGTATCAGCCATTCACCTGCCATCAGTAACCCCATCAGCAGGTAGGAGATCATGCCATTCCAGAGCGTCCACAGACGCATATCGCCATACTGCGCCGTAAACAGCGCGATCCCGCCATTTACCATGAAAAAAACACACCAGACCTGCGTGACGCGGCGGGTATAGCGTACGGCTGACTCAGGCAGATCAGGTGTACGCAGGCGCGCCAGGCGTTCAACCAGCGGCATGTTGCTCCACAGTGAACAGCCAAATACCAGCAACATGATGAGGCTGACGGTCACCGGGTAATAGAGCAAGAGCTGATGCGTTTTTAGCAGCCAGCTTGTTGCGCACAACGCGATACCGGTCAGCGCCACGCTGCGCGTAACAAAGCGCATCGGCGCCAGTGCTTGTCGGGCTTGCCGCAAACGGAAAAGCAGCATGACGGCCATCAAAGGGAGCAACCAGTGCAGACTGTTATGCGCAAGGCCGAACCAGACCACAAAGGGCCAGCAGAGCATCAATAACGCGGCGATCAGCTTCAGTCCCGTTTCCAGACGAGATCCAGACACGGTGGCTTATTCTTCGCGCAGAAGACGTTCTACGGCATCGACAACATCCTGTACGGTGCGCACGGCTTTGAACTCTTCCGGTTTGATTTTCTTACCGGTCTTTTTCTGTAGATGCACAATCATGTCGACGGCATCAATGCTGTCGAGCTCCAGATCTTCGTACAGACGGGCCTCGGGAGAGATATCCTGCGGGTCGATTTCAAACAGCTTGATAAGAAGTGCAGAAACTTCCTGATAAATTTCGTTTTTCTCGGTCATAGCGAATCCGTTTTATGCGCGTTGGGACTGAATAAAAGATGCCAGCGTGGCGACAGAGTAGAAATGCTGGCGCATCTCTTCGCTTTCCGCTGAAAGTACCACCGCGTATTGATTTTTGATCGCCAGACCCAGTTCGAGCGCATCGATGGAGTCCAGTCCCAGCCCATCGCCGAAGAGCGCGCTCTCGGTTTCGATGTCATCGGCGCTGAGTTCATCCAGATTCAATGTGCTGATAATAAGATTTTTAATTTCAAGATAGAGCTGTTGCATCATCCGTTCCTAAAAAAGTGCAAAACCTGATGTTAATTGACGCAGAAGATGCCGGTTAAGCTGTCTTGCCGCCAGCGCCGGTTCTTGCGATTCCGCATCATAAAATTGTTTTATTGCCACGCGTTCCCGCATTTTAACGGTAAAGAGCGGCTTGCGTGGTGGGACGTCATACCATCGGCTGTGTTTGTCCAGCAGATGTTCACTACAGTGGATAACCACGATGCGTAAATCACAACCGCAGCGCACGGCGATGTTTGCGGCGCCACGTTGCAGTGTCATTTTTTCGCCGGGCCGTGTACGCGTGCCTTCCGGGAAAATTAATATGGTTTCGCCTTGTCGAAGACGTTGTTCGCAGGCGGACAACAGTGTGTCTGCCTGGCTGTTGATCAAATAATCCGCTGCCTTAATGACACCGCTAACGAAGGGGTTGTTGAGCAGCGCGCTTTTGACCAGGCAGTCAGTTTCCGGCATCACAGAGGCCAGTAAAACGTAATCGATCAATGTCGGGTGATTCGCAATGACCAGACAACCGCGTTCGCTGCGCAGGGCTTCAATTCCCTCAATACGATAATCCAGCGCGCCAGTAAACTTTGCAGTGTTTAAAAACAGGCGGAAACTGGCGGCAATGCTGCGGCGCGCCAACATACGCCGCTTTGCTTTGTTACGCACAACGACGATCAGCAGATTAAACCAGACTAACGACAGCAGCAGACCACCGATGCCGAACAGCGCAAAGCACAGCCCGGTCATGAGTAAGCGCCACAGCCAGTTGAGACGGCTCATGCGCGGCTCCAGCGCCAGTTAAGACGCTCGCCAGCAATGCTGAAAGCAGATTCATTACGCAGATAATGCTGCAAAAACTGCACGCTTTGCGGCAATCGGGGTTCGCTATTCCCTTCTGCCACTTCGCTGACGCACTGAAAGGCATCGCCTGCTTCGATAACCAGTGCAACGGCATAGGCCCAGGTGGGCATATCCGGAGGCAATTCTGGATGATAAAATGCCGGCAGATTGCCGTCGAAATCCACCATCAACACGCGTTTATAGCCAGCCTGCAGGAAGCAAATCGTTTCACACAGCCCCTGCTGGAAAGTGTCGAGCCCGGCTGAAACGGAGGATGAAACAATTGGCTGTTCCATGGCGATGGTGAGATTACCCACTGCGGAGTTATGCACTGACATGGCAAAATCGGTAGGAGAGATATCCAGTCCGCTCGCCAGCGCTTGCAGGATGCGATAGTTGCGTTCCAGTTCACCGTGACGGCTGCTAAACACGACGGCATCCACCGCATGCTGGCGCATTAGCGTCATACCGCATTCGACAGCCAGACGACTGCCAGAACTGAGGCGGCGCGCGGTCATCATCGGCAGCGCGGCCAGTTTCGCCTGCGGTAGTGCAGGATCGATGGCGCCACCACTCAGCGACCATTGTTGCCACTGTGTTGTTTCGCTCAAACCCGGTGCTCTGGCCAGCCAATCCGTAATATTCAGTGCAAATTTCATCAACGCGTATCCGCGAAAAACGGTTTTTCCATTGATGCCCGTCAGGCATCACGGCGGCACAGTTGCCGCTCTGTCTTATTTTTTATGACATATCAATAACGTATGCCCAACCCCGAGATTATCGAGGCGTTTTTCAATGCTGAATCCGGCCATTTCCAGATAGCGCAGAAAATTCTCTGCACTGTAAAAACGGCTGTTACCGTTCGCCATACAGGTGAAATACAGCGAGGTTGCATTCAGGCTGAATGCGGCAGCATCAAATTTTTGCGCATCCCAGAACAGTTCCATGATACACAGTCTGGCACCCGGCTTCATGACGCCAGCTATTTTATTTAACATCCCAACAATCTGTTCGGGAGAAAAGCAATCCAGGAATTGACTCATCCACCAGATATCAGCTTCACTGGGTAGTGGTGCTTCGCTAAGCATATCGACCGGATGGAAATGAATCCGTGCGGAAAGGCCTGCGGCATCAACATTTTTCTGTGCCAGTGCAATTTGTTCAGGCAAATCTAATAAGGTTACTGTGACATTTGCATCATATTTGCAGCAAGTCATCGCCCATTTCCCGGTATTGCCGCCAACATCGTACAGCCTTACAGGCTGGCTGGCGAATATATGTGGCAGCGCCGCTGTAAATGCCGCATCGGAATAATAATGATCAAAAGCGAACCAGCTATCCCGGGCCGGGTTTGGTAATTGCGATAAAGCCGGATAAATCGTTGGCCACTCGCCAAATACGCGCAGCCCTGCGGGTTTTCCGTGTCTTAAGGCGTCTTCAAGGAAATAAAGTCCCTGATAGCAAACGTCCTGGGAAAAATCCATATTCACGCGCGTCATCGGATCATGAAGCAGGAAATGTCCAACCTTCGCGATATAAAAACGATCTTCACTCTGGGTGATAATTCGCCCGCTAAGTGCCATGTCGAGCAACACGCTGGCGGCATACTCATCTGCCTCGCAACCTTCGACAACTTCATCGAGAGTGGCGCCCCGCTTTCCTTGTTTATCCAGAAATTCCAGCAGTCCAAATCTCCGCAAACAGACCGCGGTCTGAAATAACATTGGGGCAAAAGCAATACGCTGCGCTTCAGCTATCGCTTCCAGCGCGCTGAAGGGATCCTGTTCATACATGGTGTGCATAACCTTAATTAAGAGCACATTGATTATCGGACCGTTCCCGGTCCGACTTTAGGCAGAATGATAATTAAAGCGCAGCGCCTGTGGACAAATTCAGCTGAATATCTTTGTCGAGGTTGTTAACCCAGCGGTTGTAATTCTTATGAATTTTACCGTCTGAGGCTTTCAGGTTCAGGCTATTTTCGTAGTTAATTGAATAGCTGCTTGCCGAGTAGTTAACGCGAATTTCTGCAACATGGTCGCGACTTTGCAGGCGTCCTTTGATTACGCCAGGGCCTGCATCGGTCATGATCCACTGGCGTTGTTGACCCGCTTTCAGAATCGCAGCACGAACCTGCGCCTGAGAATGGCCCGCACTGACCGGAGTGGTAATATTATGAATGCTGGTTGTACGCGCGCAGCCTGTCAGCGCACCTACGACAGCAATCGCAGTCAGTAATTGAACAATCTTTTTCATGAGAACTCCGTATCAAATAAATATAAGATTGGTGACACATTTAATATCGTAAGCTAAGGCGAAATAATGATGTTGTTCTGAAGGTAAATGATACTGCCTTGATTTTTATGATGGAATCATATGGCTTTTACAGAACGAGCATAAAATACCATTATGTTTTGCGCAACGGTAGCTTTTATTAAGGCATGAGAACCCAAATGGTTAGTTGAACCGATGACTGCTGAGTTTCTTGATTAATAATTGGCTATTTAATTACGTTATATATTTGTTATGTTTATTATCTCATCTTAAGGTAAATTTTGCGATTTATCTGATGCGGGATTTAAAAATAAAAGCGCCCATAAGAATATGGGCGCTTTTATTTTATCAAGATTAACAACTGAGACTACAGATATAAAAATTCCCCGTTGGTAGGCATTTTACCCGGGCAGGCGGCTTTTCGGTCTGCCTGGCCCCAGCAAAATCGCCAGTTTGCTGCCACCGGTGGTGGTTTCCATCCAGATCTTACAGACACTGGTCAGCGGTACTGACAGGAGCATACCGATCGGTCCGAGCAGCCATCCCCAAATCAACAATGACAGGAACACCACCAGCGTGGACATCCCGAGACGGTGGCCCATCATGCGCGGTTCAAGAATGTTGCCAATCACCATATGTACCACCAGGAACAGCGCGCCAACCAGCAAACATTCGTAGGCGCCATTGAACAGCAACGCCTGAATCATCGGTGGGATTGCGGAGAGCACCGAGCCGATATTCGGTACATAGTTGAGCAGAAAAGCCAGTACGCCCCACATTAACGCAAATTGAATATCCAGCAAAACCAGCCCCAGCCAGACAATCAGGCCGGTCCAGACGCTGAGCAGCGTTTTCAGCGCCAGATAGTGAGAGACGCCTTTTAACGCACGGTGCAGCCCGGCAATATGCACCTGCGGGTTGGTAAGGGCAAAACGCATTTTGTAGGGAACGTGGCGTACTTCAAACAGCATAAACACCACGGTCATCACCAGTAGCACAATGCTGGCCATCGCGTTCGATAGCTGAGTCGCCATGGACGTTGCGAAAGTCATTAACCGCTCGGAGTCCATGCGTTGCAGTATGCGCTCTGGCGACATATGCAGCCGGAGGAAGGGCATAGCATCTTGCAACTGGAGAAATTTGCGCGTGAATTCGCGATTGTATTTCGGCAGCAGGGTCATAAAGTCATTCACCGATGCGGCAAGCACCGCGAGCAGTGCGGTGAGGAAAATCAGCATCACCAGCACCACAATTGCAATGGCGACCGGGCGTTTCAGGCCGCGGCGAATAAACCAGCTCACCAGTGGGTTAAGGACGATGGCGAAAAAGAGCGCCAGCAGCAGTTGCACAATAATGTCAGCGGCGGCGTGGATCCCGGCGAGGATCACCACCAGTGCTGCCAGTTTTAACAGAATATGAAGACCTGCCTGGTCCGGTTGAGGTTGTGTCATTCGGCATTCCTTTTGTCATCACGCCCGTTAAGTGTAGTGCCCCGTAACGTCTTCGCCCGACAGAGATATTCTTAAAGTGGGTGCTGATTTCTGCGCCCTGACGTGATAATAGTGAAACACTGTTGTGAATCTCTGGGTCAAACTTCATGCCTGAAAATGCCGCTGAACCGGCGCTTAGCGGATTGCGCCTCAATCTGCGGATTTTGTCCGTCGTTATTTTTAACTTTGCCAGTTATCTCACCATTGGACTGCCGCTGGCGGTGCTGCCTGGCTATGTCCATGATGTGATGGGTTATAGCGCCTTCTGGGCCGGGTTAGTGATTAGCCTGCAATATTTCGCCACGCTGCTCAGCCGACCGCATGCCGGGCGCTATGCCGATTTATTGGGGCCGAAAAAGGTCGTTATCTTTGGTCTGTGCGGTGCCTTTCTTAGCGGTCTCAGTTACTTGCTGGCGGCAATGGGCAGCAGCCCTGGCATATTAAGCCTGGTGTTGTTGGGCCTCGGGCGTGTGATTTTGGGTATCGGCCAGAGCTTTGCCGGGACCGGCGCGACGCTGTGGGGCGTGGGCGTTGTCGGTTCCATTCATATTGGTCGCGTGATCTCGTGGAATGGCATTGCCAGCTACGGCGCAATGGCGGTGGGTGCGCCGCTCGGCGTACTCTGTTACCGCTATGGTGGGTTACAGGGTTTGTCTTTAGCCATTATGGGCATTGCGTTGCTGGCGATTGTGCTGGCATTACCGCGGGCGAGTGTGAAGGCCAGTAAAGGCAAACCACTGCCGTTTCGCGCAGTGCTGGGGCGCGTCTTGCCGTACGGCATGGCACTGGCGCTGGGCTCGGCAGGGTTTGGCGTGATAGCGACCTTCATCACGCTCTATTACGCGGCCAAAGGCTGGGACGGCGCGGCATTTGCCTTGACGCTGTTCAGCTGTGCGTTTGTTGGCACCCGTTTGCTGATACCGAATGGCATCAACCGTTTTGGCGGCCTGAATGTATCGATGATCTGTTTTGTGGTCGAAACGCTCGGTCTGGTACTGGTGGGGCTGGCGGTAGATCCGTGGATGGCAAAACTCGGTGTGTTTCTTGCCGGCGCCGGTTTCTCGCTGGTGTTCCCGGCGCTGGGCGTCGTAGCCGTGAAAGCGGTGCCGCAGAATAACCAGGGTTCCGCGCTGGCGACCTATACGGTGTTTATGGATTTATCGCTGGGTATTACCGGTCCGCTGGCAGGGTTGCTGATGGCATGGGCGGGCGTGTCGTCGATTTATCTGGCGGCGGCAGGGCTGGTGGCAATCGCCTTGTTGTTAGCCTGGCGATTAAAACAAAAGCCGGTGTCGGTGGGATGATTGCTCTCTAGCGCTCTGTTTATCGGGCCGACAGTGCCATTCGGCAATAAAAAAGGGAACCCGCAGGTTCCCTTTTTACCACTCGCAGCGTGATTATTTCACCACGATGGTATTGATGATGTTTTCTGCGGCGGTTTGCGCCTGCTGCTGGTTATCTGCCGGCAGCGTGACCTGCAAGGTCAGCAGTTTATTGTCGACTTTCCCCAGCACCACGGAAGACCAGGCTGTCTGACCTTTGGCCGAGATAATGCTGTCGAGTTGTTGCAGCGTCTGGCCTTTGATCTCAATCGCTTTATTGGTCACAACCTGCAACTGCGGGTCGCGGACACGTTGTTGATCTTCCAGACGTTTCGCCAGCGCCGCTAAATCTTCCTGCGTATTGTCGCCAACGATAACGATCACCGCTTTCTGGCCGGTGGCGTCGGAGTAAACGTGCATATTATTAGACTGGGTGCCCAGCTTGCCGCTCTGATCGGTCATATCCGCCGGCAGCGAAAAGCTGAGCTTGCCGTCAAGCAGCGTTACCGGCTGGCCTGTTGCATTGCTTTCAGCTGAAGCGGCCTGAACCGGCTTCTTGCTGTCGCTGTTATCACAGGCAGCCAGCCCGACGACCAGCAGGCCAATACCGACATATTTAACCAGATTGCGCATTGACTTCTTCCTTTCAATAAACAGCCATAACGGCTCAGCGCTCCATCTTATCACATCTGCTTAGCGGTACTCTTAACTGGCCTGCAACGCGTTAATTTCAGATTTGTCTGCCAGCCTTTTCAGTAACATATTCAATAACACACCGTACATCGGCAGGAAGAAGGCGATGCTGATAAGTACTTTAAAGCTGTAATCCACCAGCGCGATTTCCGTCCAGTGCTGCGCCATAAACGCATCCGGACTGCGCCAGAAAGCAATAAAGAAGAACGCAACGGTGTCGCTGGCGTTACCGAATACGGTGGAGGCTGCAGGCGCAAGCCACCAGCGGCGATTCTGACGCAGGCGGTTAAACACATGCACGTCGAGAATTTGCCCCAGCGCATAGGCCATAAAGCTGGCGCTGGCGATACGGGCGACAAACAGGTTGAAATGCGCGAGTGCGCCAAAACCCTGCCAGCTTCCCATATAGAACAGCGAAGAGATCACGTAAGAGGCCAGCAGCGCAGGCACCATCACGGCGAAAATAATGCGTCTTGCCAGCGGCGCGCCGAAAATGCGCACGGTTAAATCTGTCGCGAGGAAAATAAACGGGAAACTGAATGCGCCCCAGGTGGTCTGGAAACCAAAAATGGCGACCGGCAGCTGCACCAGAT
Above is a genomic segment from Kosakonia radicincitans DSM 16656 containing:
- a CDS encoding beta-ketoacyl synthase chain length factor, with protein sequence MKFALNITDWLARAPGLSETTQWQQWSLSGGAIDPALPQAKLAALPMMTARRLSSGSRLAVECGMTLMRQHAVDAVVFSSRHGELERNYRILQALASGLDISPTDFAMSVHNSAVGNLTIAMEQPIVSSSVSAGLDTFQQGLCETICFLQAGYKRVLMVDFDGNLPAFYHPELPPDMPTWAYAVALVIEAGDAFQCVSEVAEGNSEPRLPQSVQFLQHYLRNESAFSIAGERLNWRWSRA
- a CDS encoding 7-cyano-7-deazaguanine/7-aminomethyl-7-deazaguanine transporter, which encodes MTQFSSSQRMKALVWLSLFHLLVIISSNYLVQLPVAIFGFQTTWGAFSFPFIFLATDLTVRIFGAPLARRIIFAVMVPALLASYVISSLFYMGSWQGFGALAHFNLFVARIASASFMAYALGQILDVHVFNRLRQNRRWWLAPAASTVFGNASDTVAFFFIAFWRSPDAFMAQHWTEIALVDYSFKVLISIAFFLPMYGVLLNMLLKRLADKSEINALQAS
- a CDS encoding MFS transporter, producing the protein MPENAAEPALSGLRLNLRILSVVIFNFASYLTIGLPLAVLPGYVHDVMGYSAFWAGLVISLQYFATLLSRPHAGRYADLLGPKKVVIFGLCGAFLSGLSYLLAAMGSSPGILSLVLLGLGRVILGIGQSFAGTGATLWGVGVVGSIHIGRVISWNGIASYGAMAVGAPLGVLCYRYGGLQGLSLAIMGIALLAIVLALPRASVKASKGKPLPFRAVLGRVLPYGMALALGSAGFGVIATFITLYYAAKGWDGAAFALTLFSCAFVGTRLLIPNGINRFGGLNVSMICFVVETLGLVLVGLAVDPWMAKLGVFLAGAGFSLVFPALGVVAVKAVPQNNQGSALATYTVFMDLSLGITGPLAGLLMAWAGVSSIYLAAAGLVAIALLLAWRLKQKPVSVG
- a CDS encoding DcrB family lipoprotein, producing MRNLVKYVGIGLLVVGLAACDNSDSKKPVQAASAESNATGQPVTLLDGKLSFSLPADMTDQSGKLGTQSNNMHVYSDATGQKAVIVIVGDNTQEDLAALAKRLEDQQRVRDPQLQVVTNKAIEIKGQTLQQLDSIISAKGQTAWSSVVLGKVDNKLLTLQVTLPADNQQQAQTAAENIINTIVVK
- a CDS encoding AI-2E family transporter; translation: MTQPQPDQAGLHILLKLAALVVILAGIHAAADIIVQLLLALFFAIVLNPLVSWFIRRGLKRPVAIAIVVLVMLIFLTALLAVLAASVNDFMTLLPKYNREFTRKFLQLQDAMPFLRLHMSPERILQRMDSERLMTFATSMATQLSNAMASIVLLVMTVVFMLFEVRHVPYKMRFALTNPQVHIAGLHRALKGVSHYLALKTLLSVWTGLIVWLGLVLLDIQFALMWGVLAFLLNYVPNIGSVLSAIPPMIQALLFNGAYECLLVGALFLVVHMVIGNILEPRMMGHRLGMSTLVVFLSLLIWGWLLGPIGMLLSVPLTSVCKIWMETTTGGSKLAILLGPGRPKSRLPG
- a CDS encoding methyltransferase, with the protein product MYEQDPFSALEAIAEAQRIAFAPMLFQTAVCLRRFGLLEFLDKQGKRGATLDEVVEGCEADEYAASVLLDMALSGRIITQSEDRFYIAKVGHFLLHDPMTRVNMDFSQDVCYQGLYFLEDALRHGKPAGLRVFGEWPTIYPALSQLPNPARDSWFAFDHYYSDAAFTAALPHIFASQPVRLYDVGGNTGKWAMTCCKYDANVTVTLLDLPEQIALAQKNVDAAGLSARIHFHPVDMLSEAPLPSEADIWWMSQFLDCFSPEQIVGMLNKIAGVMKPGARLCIMELFWDAQKFDAAAFSLNATSLYFTCMANGNSRFYSAENFLRYLEMAGFSIEKRLDNLGVGHTLLICHKK